The Hydractinia symbiolongicarpus strain clone_291-10 chromosome 2, HSymV2.1, whole genome shotgun sequence genomic sequence TCTAGACGTCAATCAAAAATGCAAATGCAAAAATGCCCTGCTAAATCTCTCATACGTTGTGCCAATGCTACGCCAGAGAAAACCTCTCTACGCCAAATTTCTCGCTTATTGTATTATAGTGCCTTTAGGTTTTAACCAAGAAACCATGCACGGAAGAAACTTTTACAAACCCTCGTGTGTATGTAACGAAACAGATGCAGCTAAGTTTTATAATATCATGTAGCAACCAAAGCATATTCCGTTTATGCGCGCGTGACTTAAAATAGAGGTTTTCTCTGGTGCAGCATGACACTTTTTTTTACGACGCAGCGTTTTTAACTTAGGAGGTAAAAGCACCTTTAGCCGTCGGTTCAAGGAGGCGAACGCATCATTGTGCTCATTATTGTGCAATATTTAGGAGGCTTTTGcccgtttttatttaaatttttagtgaTACTGGTAGCATGttgtttaaaaggaaaaaaaacaatctttTATAAGGAAGAAGTTTGTAAGAGTTTATCGCGAAATTGTAAAAaatcgtccccagggtttattTTCTATGCCAAACCCGCTAGCGCTTACCTGgtgtcaaaaagacaaaaaaccctagggacgaggttggaagAAAGGATGGTAATAAATTGACGCCAAGGTCAGGCTCCACAAACTTTTGCGTGTTCGAGCGCAGGGTAGACTTGGCTTTATGGTCTGTATTTTGTATTGTAAGTTCTGTAATTTTCGCTTTCATGTCTTTCACGTGATCTTAAAATGTACTACACGATATTATAAAAGCCACAGCCACAGGGAAGTTTCATATTCACCGAGCAACAAAACGATTAAAGCGATTGTTTGCGCATTTATAGACAAGGTAAAATTAAAAGCAACATGTTTTACTCGTGTTTCTGTTGTCTgggtaattataaaaatattaaaatattggtTTTTTAGCGCTATGGATAgcagctctagctagctatctgcTATCTATAGCATAAAGCAGCCGGACCAGGCCAGTCCAATGTTGTTTGTACGGTTTTTTTGGAAAACGTGTGaaaccaatatttttttttaagcaaaaaacaAGCTTTTACAAGTAATTTTACAGTTCTCATTATTAATTTATTGTGCTCTCATGTTGATCATCAATACTAAAATaagattttgtttaaaagtaaCATGTGCAGGTGTGTAGCTAGCTGAGCTAGCGAGCTATAGTTagctttttacattttgtttaactgtttttttttatttattttgaactgGATTTGTTATGGgcagaataatttttaaacctaGCTAGCTGGATTGTATATAAGCTACAAAGACAAATGATATTTTCTTAAgggttttagaaattttttttcgggCCCCATTAGCGTGATATCGCTGCTAAGATTCAAACCCCCTCCCCCCTCTTTTAGCAGATTTCCGTCCGTTTGGATAAATCTTGgaaggctcaggggcgtgttttgtagataaaagttatcggaattgatgacaaGAGGAATTAGGCTCACAAACGATAAAGACTTTTCAGGccgtaaacaaatttttgaaatatctcAATCCCTagcggatttttttttcaaacttggtTAAGCAATGATCTTTCTATATCAAATAAACCGTTTCAAAGATTGTGCAGCCAATTCTTGTGTTATGAAGTAGAGCTAATTTCATATGCTAATTGTATACAAGAAACCATTATAAGCTGCTGGATCTTCAAAATGATGTAtctatgttttttatatatatatattgtttatatattttacatcaATATTGCTAATAAGTACGTATGTAAAACtcatttatatacattaaatttatatttaataaattttaatttaggtGAAAATACTGGCAAATTCTgccattaaatatttaaattctgccattaaatataatataaattttcGTGCCTTTAttcttaaaacaatttaaacattTAATAGGTTCTAATTTGCACCCGTGACATAAAAAAGAAGACAAGGAAAAGTAATCCAATTAAATACATATATTTTCGTATAATGCCATACACAATTTATAGTGACTCCTTAGTTGAAACTTTAAGAGGAAAAGTTTAAATTGCAAGAAAATTTTGTATTCTGTTTACTTCTGTTTTTCACATAAAATTAccatatatacaatatacacaggtaaaaaaaagtataaacaacAGACTGCAATGATTGGAAAATATAAGGGAAAAAAACTAACAATAAATTTCGTTAAACTCTTTCTTAAACAGAGAATACAGTAGTTAAGAAATACATATGCATATTcggtatatatttgtttttagttGAGTGTTGTTTAAGCCTGTTTGTTATCCAGAGTAAACCTGAAGGACCGCCTGATCATTATCATTCTTTTGAGGGTTTTTCATACTGTTTTTTAGTGTAAAAATGAGCAAGGCATTTATCCAAAAACCTGCCCCTGATTTCGAAGGCACTGCTGTGACAGAAAAAGGAGAATTCAAAACAGTTAAGCTTTCAGATTACAAAGGTatgattttgtgtttttgctttaTTTACTCAAGATGTTAAGGGAGTATTACTAAACAGTGATCGTGATTTTCTAAGTAAAAGTTTTCTGTTTACTTTTTCTGGtttgtaaaaacatttctgtttaTCTTTTATGATAGAAGATTTCCACAAAATGTCCACAAATGTCTTGTTAAGTGGCAGAGAATTAGTGAAACGAGTTTCAGATTCTGTGTGGTTGTGAGggatagtttttttaattatgtcaCAAGTTTCACTTTCTTGTTGTATAGGGATTTGTTTTAATGTAGATTCTTACACTGCAacataaattaataattttttatccatTGAAAAAAGAGATGGTTGAaccaaaaaaaatgcaaaaagtgcGATTTAagacgacagaaagaaaaaaatatgcatttttgaaataaatatatataattacaaataatttcataactacgttattagaaaaaaaaaatcgggaacctttttgaatttaatgtaTGCTGAATGTAGTTGTGCAGAAACCATGCGTTCAGAAAAAAAGCCGTTTTAAAAcgtatggtgaaaaaaaaatgttgtcttTATTCCATTTATTGTTGTTGATATTGATGTATATTGATTCTCTTCAATATCTAGTTATCTGTTTAACCAATTTAAAGATCTGATTGATGCTCACTATTTAACCAAAAAAGAATGCTTGTGTCCTGCAGTTTTTGAGTACCTCTGCATACAAGCCTATGCCCCTAAACCTGCATGCCTGTGCCCCTGAACCTGCATGACTGTGCCTACAATTTCGCTTAGCTTTCCTCTTacaacacacacaaaaaaactcaaaaaaaaagatgtaaGTATTAAAAGGACAAAAACACCATTAAACCTGTAACACTCTCCTCCACATATGTATAGTTGTTGCTTTATGTTGTAGGGAAGTATCTCGTGTTTTTCTTCTATCCACTGGACTTCACGTTTGTTTGTCCCACTGAAATTATTGCATACAGTGACCGTGTTGAAGAGTTTCAAGCAATTGGTTGTGAAGTTTTGGCTTGCTCAATTGATTCACAGTTTTCACATTTAGCATGGTCAGTATAGCTTCCTAATCATgaacatgtttttaaatttctgcaAATAAATCGAAATTACATATTTCACgggatttttttgcaaatactcCTTTTCCGTTACCAAATGATGGTTGgaattttgcataaaaacaaatgaatttGCGTAAGCTTTGAACCTAACTATCATATAGATGTATATAGATTTTGCAGATTTGATCTCATAAATCAGTTTAAAATttggcaaaaatttttttaatgaacaaaaaatatttatcagaATTTAATTACTCAAGGCAATCCGCAAAATACACAAACATTTTTCGTAATTTCAGACACCTTGATTCATTGTGTTTTGTGTCCAAATATTTCTTATTTGTGTGTGTTTTACATAGAGTACTGTCATTGAAATGTTTGTTCAAATGGTCACGTTATTTTCGGTTAGAATTTTGCAGAACATAAAAAACacgttttatattttatttatattcagGACTGAGCAGCCTCGAAACAAAGGTGGTCTGGGTAAAATGAAAATTCCAATCCTCTCAGATTTGACAAAACAAGTGTCACGTGACTATGGCGTGCTTTTGGAAGATCAAGGAATTTCgctcaggtataatttttttagaagttGTCAGTTCTGAAtaatcaataattttttcaacttttgataAGTTCCTTATAAACGACCCACTGACTCCTGTAAGTAAACTATATTAGGATTTCAGATTtcagacaaaaaaattaaaataaaatttcgcaGGTTTTTAATTTGAGGACAAATTCGCAAAATTTTCTCTCCGCGTGTTTTCTTAAAGTAACTTTAAGAAATGAGAACCTCCTAGAATAGAAAATATTGATATCTCCTAAGTAACCTGACATATAATTGAGCTGCTAAAGTTTCACCCCAAAAAATTTCacctccaaaaattattttaaatccgTGATATGTTAGTAATGTAAAAGTTTccgtgtttagaggcctgtttatCATCGATGACAAAGGTACTCTTCGACAAATCACTATCAATGATTTACCTGTCGGTCGATCAGTCGATGAAACTTTGCGACTTGTACAAGCTTTGAAGTATACTGACAAGCATGGTGAAGTGTGTCCTGCTGGATGGAAGCCAGGTGCAGATACTGTAAGTCACTGTTTCTTACTTCACGCatcgtaaaaaaatatttttgacactCCATCAGTTTCAAAGAAAGCTGTCCATTCAGTTGTGGAAAGCAAATATTGCGATCGAAAACGCGAATTTAAGTTGGAGTTATAATTTAGAATTGTATAGAGAATTATCTTAACCATTACGCAAAGTTCACCTTCTCGTCAAAGAAGACCGAAATACACGCCATCCATTAGCCATGACTAGCGATCACTcaactttaaaaatatcaaaatgaagACCCATATAAAGGAGCTTCTTTTCAGGCCCCCCCACCTCCATCGACGTTGCCAGTTATCGGGtttaataataaaagatgtCGGCGAAAAAATcattggtttttaaaaaaatatttcggcGTCTACGGAAAATTGTTCGCGATCGTGCAATATCGTAATAtaatattctcttttttctttagATCAAAACGGACAACGCTGAAGAATATTTCAAGAAACAATAAGCACGTTGAAtttgttagaaaaaaatttaattcttcatcTTAATAGATTTTTATTTACATGTGATTTTTTGAGTAACAGTTTGATGTGTATGTCTCCCTTATGTTGATTGATGTGTGGCAACATACTGATAAATATTTGAACTTGCTAACAATCTCATTTGCGTACatcttatttgttttatgtCTAGAAAATGCTATGTTTACATTTAACAGAATCAAATAGTATAAAAACGAAGCTCGTATAGAAAATATATTACTAGTTATATATTGCTGTTCTCTTTTCCCGCTCTCTGGGTGTTTGTGGCagccaatctcgttcccagggttttttgtctcTCATCAACGCTTAATAATACTCGCCGTCCGATCGCAAAAA encodes the following:
- the LOC130629371 gene encoding peroxiredoxin-2-like isoform X1, with the translated sequence MAFLLKQTANLLAKTTRRSILSPPIVKSSASSSLLRKCFSISSVKMSKAFIQKPAPDFEGTAVTEKGEFKTVKLSDYKGKYLVFFFYPLDFTFVCPTEIIAYSDRVEEFQAIGCEVLACSIDSQFSHLAWTEQPRNKGGLGKMKIPILSDLTKQVSRDYGVLLEDQGISLRGLFIIDDKGTLRQITINDLPVGRSVDETLRLVQALKYTDKHGEVCPAGWKPGADTIKTDNAEEYFKKQ
- the LOC130629371 gene encoding peroxiredoxin-1-like isoform X2, with the translated sequence MSKAFIQKPAPDFEGTAVTEKGEFKTVKLSDYKGKYLVFFFYPLDFTFVCPTEIIAYSDRVEEFQAIGCEVLACSIDSQFSHLAWTEQPRNKGGLGKMKIPILSDLTKQVSRDYGVLLEDQGISLRGLFIIDDKGTLRQITINDLPVGRSVDETLRLVQALKYTDKHGEVCPAGWKPGADTIKTDNAEEYFKKQ